Part of the Helicobacter bilis genome is shown below.
TGTGAATGAATGATTGTATCATAATCGCCTTGCTCTAGAATCTCTTTTGTGAAAAAAGATTCTATATACACAATGCGATTATCTTTGGTTGTCGGGTTTGGTTCTATGATATTCCATTCTAGCTTTTCTTCATATTGCAAACAATGCAAGGCTAGTTTAGAATGCCCACCGCCTATTTCTAAGACTTTTTTGGGTTGTGCCTGCATGATGAATTCCGCGAATTCTTTATGATGAGAATCCCAAAGACCTCCAACAGACCCAGCGTCATGTCCGTATTGATATAGCATATCAAGCGGGATTAACCTTTTTAGCTGAATGACACCAGATTTTGATATTGCAAAAGTTTGTGTAGCAATAATATCAGATTCCAAATCATCATGCGGTAAGCAACCACAAAATATAGGATAAGATTCACTATTTAGAATCTCCAAATCACAATCTTTTGTTATCACGCATTTTTCTCTGTCTATGTAAGGTATTGTATCCATAATATCTCCTATGATAAAATTAAAATGTGTTATTATATCAAAATACAACAAGTAGATTCTTTAGCATTAGAAAACACGCTCAAAGCTTACAAAAACTAAAAACTTTTGATAAAATTGCATTGAACTTTAGCATAGACACAAGGCATGGTTATGAATGAAGCACAACAAAATCAAAACAATATAGCCCTTAATGATTCCTTATTTGAGACTTTTATACAAGAATGCTTACAAGCAAAAATGCAAGATTCACAAAGTAGCAATCCACTCTATCCCTTAATCATACAAACACGATATG
Proteins encoded:
- a CDS encoding class I SAM-dependent methyltransferase, with amino-acid sequence MDTIPYIDREKCVITKDCDLEILNSESYPIFCGCLPHDDLESDIIATQTFAISKSGVIQLKRLIPLDMLYQYGHDAGSVGGLWDSHHKEFAEFIMQAQPKKVLEIGGGHSKLALHCLQYEEKLEWNIIEPNPTTKDNRIVYIESFFTKEILEQGDYDTIIHSHTFEHMYDPHRFLADIAATSIDATCIDTTMGGGGQDALLCPKHAKMARK